A part of Cryptococcus gattii WM276 chromosome G, complete sequence genomic DNA contains:
- a CDS encoding Hypothetical Protein (Similar to TIGR gene model, INSD accession AAW44426.1) gives MSSSLPPHDPSIETPQRKLSATGNLEQATRRVNRFAKRDPALYPLAFIVTGIFTVAGYMFWTKSVEPEPVKKLVSTGIVNPWDSADKLETYPSSVAQFKYRYKTRDGHYEDAFPTLNQSMEHVSISY, from the exons atgtcttcttctctccctcctcatGACCCCTCT ATCGAGACTCCTCAGCGCAAGCTTTCTGCCACTGGTAACCTCGAACAAGCCACTCGAAGGGTCAACCGATTCGCCAAGAGAGATCCTGCCTTGTACCCTCTCGCCTTCATCGTCACTGGTATCTTTACCGTCGCCGGTTACATGTT TTGGACGAAGAGTGTCGAGCCGGAACCAGTTAAGAAGTTGGTGTCAACTGGCATTGTCAACCCTTGGGATTCTGCCGACAAGCTTGAGACATACCCTTC TTCTGTCGCCCAATTCAAGTACAGATATAAGACTCGAGACGGCCATTATGAGGATGCCTTCCCTACCCTCAATCAGTCTATGGAACACGTAAGCATCTCCTATTGA
- a CDS encoding Serine/threonine-protein kinase, putative (Similar to TIGR gene model, INSD accession AAW44424.1) yields MSYRQNQQQQQPGPSNFQQQQQNMLNPHSMAGPGRTSPMPTVPQVSQPNIGQPGSMRPAEGPTPAGAQANAGGQVQGSGLEGMGSFGSDKGPDYVYFERMPGQFSEAVQGKAMGAKMKLELFYKEAVEGVVGRKERRTALEKQLAADALTPDSLKARQLINLGRRESNYLRLRRTRIGLDDFRTVKVIGKGAFGEVRLVQKADTGKIYAMKTLRKNEMFKKDQLAHVRAERDVLAESNSAWVVQLYYSFQDSQYLYLVMEFLPGGDLMTMLIKYDTFSEDVTKFYMAECILAIEAVHNLGFIHRDIKPDNILIDSLGHIKLSDFGLSTGFHKQHDSAYYQRLLGGGDVSGNNRQSQAAAGARNSVMVNAINLTITSKQDIATWKANRRKLAYSTVGTPDYISPEIFLQQGYGKECDWWSLGAIMFECLVGYPPFCSENAHDVYKKIIDWRSYLFFPDDVHLSREAEDLIRRMLCEADRRYTVEQLKAHPFFYGVDWATIREIDAPFVPHLRSITDTSYFPTDELDQVPDIPVGAETGSDAKKDLAFLGYTFRRYEML; encoded by the exons ATGTCGTACCGCCAAaatcaacaacaacaacaaccAGGTCCATCGAATTTccaacagcagcaacagaACATGTTGAACCCTCATAGCATGGCAGGTCCAGGCCGTACATCACCCATGCCCACCGTTCCACAAGTTTCTCAGCCCAATATTGGTCAACCAGGCTCCATGAGGCCCGCGGAAGGTCCCACTCCTGCTGGCGCACAAGCTAATGCTGGTGGTCAAGTCCAAGGGAGTGGTTTAGAAGGCATGGGGTCATTCGGGAGTGATAAAGGACCCGACTACGTATATTTTGAGCGAATGCCTGGCCAGTTCTCAGAGGCTGTTCAGGGAAAGGCGATGGGTGCGaaaatgaagttggagCTCTTCTACAAGGAGGCTGTTGAAGGTGTGGttgggaggaaggagag GCGAACGGCGCTCGAAAAGCAGCTCGCTGCTGATGCTCTCACTCCTGACTCCTTGAAGGCCCGCCAATTGATCAATCTCGGCCGTCGAGAGTCAAA CTATCTCCGTCTTCGACGTACCCGAATTGGTCTTGACGACTTCCGTACCGTCAAGGTCATTGGTAAGGGTGCATTCGGTGAAGTTAGACTCGTCCAAAAGGCCGACACCGGTAAAATTTATGCTATGAAAACTTTGAGGAAAAATGAAATGTTCAAAAAGGATCAG CTTGCACATGTTCGAGCTGAAAGAGACGTACTCGCCGAGAGCAATTCCGCTTGGGTCGTGCAATTGTACTACTCTTTCCAGGACTCGCAATATCTTTACCTTGTCATGGAGTTCCTCCCCGGAGGTGATTTGATGACTAT GCTTATCAAATATGACACATTCTCTGAAGACGTCACAAAGTTCTACATGGCCGAGTGTATCTTGGCTATTGAGGCTGTGCACAACCTTGGTTTCATCCATCGTGACATCAAACCCGATAACATCCTCATCGACTCTTTGGGTCACATCAAACTCTCTGATTTCGGTCTTTCTACTGGCTTCCACAAGCAACATGACTCTGCCTATTACCAACGTCTTCTCGGCGGCGGTGACGTTTCTGGCAACAATCGACAATCTCAAGCCGCCGCTGGGGCTCGGAATAGCGTCATGGTGAATGCAATCAACTTGACGATAACTAGCAAGCAGGACATTGCCACCTGGAAGGCCAACAGGAGGAAGTTGGCTTATTCAACTGTTGGAACTCCTGACTAT ATTTCCCCGGAAATCTTTTTGCAGCAGGGTTATGGGAAAGAATGTGATTGGTGGTCCCTTGGTGCTATTATGTTTGAGTGTCTTGTCG GCTACCCTCCCTTCTGTTCTGAGAACGCCCATGATGTTTACAAGAAGATCATCGACTGGAGAAGTTACCTGTTCTTCCCTGATGATGTTCATCTTAGTCGAGAAGCCGAGGATCTTATCAGACG GATGCTTTGCGAGGCCGACCGAAGGTACACTGTCGAACAACTCAAGGCTCATCCC TTCTTCTATGGTGTCGACTGGGCAACCATTCGCGAAATTGATGCTCCCTTCGTTCCCCACCTCCGATCTATCACCGATACTTCCTACTTCCCCACCGACGAACTGGACCAGGTCCCCGATATTCCTGTCGGGGCCGAAACCGGGAGCGATGCGAAGAAGGATTTGGCGTTCTTGGGTTATAC TTTCCGACGATACGAGATGCTGTAG
- a CDS encoding Opsin 1, putative (Similar to TIGR gene model, INSD accession AAW44466.1): protein MDYFAEFRPTTTISVNPPGGTNTHHPGPHHSHHLPLPTAPFPSATPKFLHATRVGHVSIWVFTAFFIAGLVAVLFLTSRTERKNRLFHGISAVILTVSALTYMSLATHIGSTFVPIYGPPGHHEPLVHFFRQVFSIRYIDAAITGPLIILALSRLAGVSPATALSAALAELVVVYSAWAGSVGGGWPWSEHGKGAGTKWAWFAVAILAFLAVWTVLLAKGRKAAVHRPRPTQGLFYLLSAMIIFIHIGQGVIWILTEGINLISVNVEIIIYGIMDVAGKIGFTHLLLLLHRSDEEGPWTLPAWWAEDPEGTGPDGRGIYGAVASVGSD, encoded by the exons ATGGATTACTTCGCGGAGTTTAGGCCTACCACTACCATTTCTGTCAATCCCCCCGGAGGCACAAACACCCACCACCCGGGTCCTCACCATTCTCACCATTTGCCCTTGCCCACCGCTCCTTTC CCATCAGCTACGCCCAAGTTTCTACATGCCACTCGCGTCGGCCATGTCTCAATCTGGGTATTTACTGCGTTCTTCATTGCTGGCTTGGTGGCTGTATTGTTCTTAACCAGTAGAACTGAGAGGAAGAACCGTTTGTTCCATGG CATCTCTGCTGTCATCCTCACCGTCTCCGCCTTGACTTACATGTCCTTGGCCACCCATATCGGATCCACCTTTGTTCCCATCTATGGTCCTCCCGGTCACCACGAACCTCTCGTCCACTTCTTCCGCCAGGTATTTTCGATCCGTTACATTGACGCTGCGATCACTGGCcctctcatcatcctcgcCCTTTCTCGCTTGGCAGGTGTCAGTCCCGCTACAGCGTTGAGCGCCGCTCTCGCCGAGTTGGTTGTAGTGTACTCTGCTTGGGCAGGAAGTGTTGGTGGCGGTTGGCCGTGGAGTGAGCACGGGAAGGGTGCAGGTACCAAGTGGGCTTGGTTCGCAGTTGCCATTTTGGCATTCTTGGCTGTCTGGACGGTGCTTCTTGCCAAAGGTCGAAAGG CCGCCGTTCACAGGCCTCGCCCTACTCAAGGCTTGTTCTACCTTCTTTCCGCCATGATCATTTT CATTCACATCGGTCAAGGCGTCATCTGGATCCTCACTGAAGGCATCAATCTCATTAGCGTCAACGTTGAAATCATCATCTACGGTATCATGGACGTCGCTGGCAAGATCGGTTTTACCCACCTCCTTCTGTTGCTCCACAGAAGCGATGAGGAGGGTCCTTGGACCTTGCCTGCTTGGTGGGCTGAGGACCCTGAAGGTACCGGGCCCGATGGTCGAGGTATCTACGGAGCTGTTGCCAGCGTTGGTTCCGATTAG
- a CDS encoding Kynurenine 3-monooxygenase, putative (Similar to TIGR gene model, INSD accession AAW44463.1), protein MAAQQSKIPSHVLILGGGLAGTCFALALAKSNIRSTIFELRPCPSDIGGALMLAPNALRVLDKLVGIYEEIKDCGFNFEKIDFYSEDGMKLGGFVQGDEKRWGYKALRIKRPILHNKLLEACAASDKIGFKYGMIWKSIDESETGVTIHFEDGTQASGDILIGCDGIHSRLRSYLLPDPPTPTYAGLAGIGGEVSRSSLDIPPSITLPAFIYTRPGMVMFVPLDCSGENVGWSAQRTVPERTRAGWREYEESGDAIREIKEDYKNVQNGILQSLLKVASEEAGHARVWAPYQIPHLPTWHSKRICLIGDAAHAIPPSGGQGAAQAFEDGGLLSMFLSNEEAVGKGYEKLFEQFEKKRKKRFEAVESLTKTSGNSRQEGMSGLEWFIKKWGMWAFLLTKGGYMKEDALMSYDVTKESVVVPN, encoded by the exons ATGGCCGCCCAACAATCCAAGATACCTTCCCACGTTCTCATCCTAGGTGGCGGTCTCGCGGGTACTTGCTTCGCCCTTGCCCTCGCCAAATCCAATATTCGGTCAACCATCTTTGAGCTCCGCCCTTGTCCGAGTGATATTGGCGGCGCTCTGATGCTGGCTCCCAACGCCCTTCGCGTCCTTGACAAACTTGTAGGCATCTACGAAGAGATCAAGGACTGTGGTTTCAACTTTGAGAAAATCGACTTTTATTCCGAGGACGGGATGAAGCTCGGTGGATTCGTCCAGGGTGATGAGAAGAGATGGGGATACAAGGCGCTCCGGATCAAGAGGCCTATCTTGCACAATAAACTTTTGGAGGCGTGTGCGGCGAGCGATAAGATAGGCTTCAAGTACGGGATGATCTGGAAGAGCATCGACGAGAGTGAAACGGGAGTGACGATCCACTTCGAAGACGGTACTCAAGCATCTG GCGATATTTTAATCGGCTGTGACGGCATCCACTCTCGCCTACGAAGCTATCTTCTTCCCGACCCTCCTACACCTACATATGCCGGTCTGGCAGGCATTGGCGGCGAAGTCTCCCGCTCTTCACTTGACATTCCCCCCTCCATTACCCTTCCCGCATTCATTTACACCCGTCCTGGTATGGTCATGTTCGTTCCACTCGACTGTTCCGGTGAAAACGTTGGCTGGTCCGCTCAAAGGACTGTACCGGAGAGGACAAGGGCTGGGTGGCGAGAGTACGAAGAAAGCGGTGATGCCATCAGAGAAATCAAAGAGGATTATAAGAATGTTCAGAATGGGATTCTCCAGAGCTTGTTAAAAGTGGCTAGCGAGGAAGCTGGACATGCAAGAGTTTGGGCGCCGTACCAAATTCCCCATCTCCCGACTTGGCACTCGAAGAGAATTTGTTTGATAGGCGATGCGGCACATGCCATCCCACCTTCAGGCGGTCAAGGTGCAGCCCAAGCTTTCGAAGATGGAGGTCTCCTATCCATGTTTCTCTCCAATGAGGAAGCGGTCGGGAAGGGTTATGAGAAGTTGTTTGAGCAgtttgagaagaagagaaagaagaggtttGAGGCTGTCGAGTCGCTCACCAAGACGAGTGGGAATTCGAGGCAGGAAGGGATGAGTGGCTTGGAATGGTTTATCAAGAAGTGGGGAATGTGGGCATTTCTTCTCACCAAGGGTGGTTATATGAAAGAGGATGCTTTGATGAGCTACGATGTGACCAAGGAGAGTGTAGTTGTACCCAATTAG
- a CDS encoding Acyl-coenzyme A oxidase I, putative (Similar to TIGR gene model, INSD accession AAW44461.1) produces MAFPRPKPTTVETLAMERANPPFNVRKLSIKMHGSEKALVLKEKFMAEIARHPAFKLSDIHDLSKDELRERTMEKFASMVYFVTNESLEVFTLRMQLIGIADPSFWTRFGVAYGLFLGALRSGATPNQLSYWIDRGVLGLNGVIGCFAMTELAHGSNVAGLETTATFDRETDEFIIHTPHLGATKWWIGGAASTATHAAVFAQMIVDGKQYGVKTFVTQLRDTKTFQLLPGITIGDIGKKMGRDGIDNGYIQFTYVRVPRAHMLMRHTQVSRDGVVTEPPLAQLTYGALLGGRTSMVTDSSNSAKKALTVAVRYAAVRRQFAIGTNQLETQILDYPIHQRRLMPLVAQAIAIGFTGLKLTKMYEDMTQSLDTMDPSDLKETHATSAGLKAFCTWACLDTIDKCRQSCGGHGYSAYSNFPTMYADFAVQCTWEGDNTILSLQAGRSLVGAWGAAIKGKRLVSGVAYLNDRSILTAKSDSSLTLSDVKRAWNCVAANVIKKAAEEYVSHFKAGKSKEVAMEMCSQSRFIAAKVHTVGYIFTMFKEAVEEMEDSAETEVLRTVAKLYGLWQIEEQQGYFLKYGYFTAEQMDNVQTSVDALCAEIRVIAVPLVDAFALSDHILNSPLGRYDGSVYESYFSQVQAANPLPKEHPYFTRLIKPLLERQNAEMEDPEQVMGLDNELEEMEAERREAAKGKEDKVRKEDY; encoded by the exons ATGGCATTCCCGAGACCAAAACCTACCACT GTCGAAACGCTCGCCATG GAGCGAGCCAATCCCCCATTCAACGTCCGGAAACTTTCAATCAAAATGCATGGCTCTGAAAAAGCCTTAGTCTTGAAGGAAAAATTCATGGCTGAG ATCGCAAGGCACCCAGCATTCAAACTCTCCGATATCCACGACCTTAGCAAGGATGAGCTTCGAGAGCGTACTATGGAGAAGTTCGCCTCGATGGTATACTTTGTGACGAACGAAAGTCTGGAAGTGTTTACTTTAAGAATGCAG CTAATTGGTATTGCGGATCCCTCATTTTGGACAAGGTTTGGCGTTGCGTACGGTCTTTTCTTGGGCGCTCTTCGAAGCGGTGCTACGCCCAACCAACTTA GCTACTGGATTGATCGTGGTGTGCTGGGGCTCAACGGTGTCATTGGCTGTTTTGCCATGACTGAGCTCGCACATGGCTCCAACGTCGCCGGCCTCGAGACCACCGCTACATTCGACCGCGAGACTGATGAATTCATCATTCACACTCCTCATCTTGGAGCGACCAAGTGGTGGATCGGTGGCGCGGCAAGTACGGCCACCCATGCCGCCGTATTTGCGCAAATGATTGTTGATGGAAAGCAGTATGGTGTGAAGACTTTTGTGACTCAGTTGAGAGATACAAA GACTTTCCAATTGCTACCAGGTATCACTATCGGTGATAttggaaagaagatgggCAGAGACGGTATTG ATAACGGTTACATCCAGTTCACCTACGTCCGCGTTCCACGAGCTCACATGCTCATGAGACACACTCAAGTCTCAAGAGACGGTGTTGTCACTGAGCCT CCTCTTGCTCAGCTGACATATGGCGCTCTTCTTGGTGGAAGAACATCTATGGTGACTGATTCAAGCAACTCTGCCAAAAAA GCTCTGACGGTTGCTGTCCGCTACGCCGCTGTTCGACGACAGTTCGCCATTGGCACGAACCAACTCGAGACTCAGATCTTGGATTACCCTATCCATCAACGACGCTTAATG CCCCTTGTAGCCCAAGCTATCGCGATTGGGTTCACTGGTCTGAAGTTGACGAAGATGTATGAAGACATGACCCAATCTTTGGACACGATGGATCCCTCTGAC CTCAAAGAGACTCACGCAACTTCTGCTGGCCTCAAG GCGTTCTGTACCTGGGCCTGTCTAGATACCATTGACAAGTGCAGGCAATCCTGTGGCGGTCATGGCTACTCAGC TTACTCGAACTTCCCCACCATGTACGCTGACTTCGCTGTTCAATG TACGTGGGAAGGTGACAACACTATCTTGAGCTTGCAGGCCGGGCGTTCCCTCGTAGGAGCTTGGGGAG CCGCCATTAAAGGCAAACGCCTCGTATCTGGAGTTGCATACCTCAATGACCGATCCATCCTCACCGCTAAATCCGATTCCTCCCTTACCCTGTCCGACGTTAAACGCGCTTGGAATTGCGTTGCAGCCAATGTTATCAAGAAAGCTGCTGAGGAGTACGTCTCCCACTTCAAAGCTGGCAAGTCCAAAGAAGTCGCTATGGAGATGTGCTCTCAGTCAAGATTTATCGCTGCAAAGGTGCATACCGTGGGATATATTTTTACAATGTTTAAGGAAGCggtggaagagatggaggacAGTGCTGAGACGGAAGTTTTGAGGACGGTGGCAAAATTGTATGGTCTTTGGCAAATTGAAGAACAGCAGGGCTACTTCCTGAAGT ACGGCTATTTCACAGCTGAACAGATGGACAACGTCCAGACGAGCGTTGACGCTCTCTGTGCCGAGATCCGCGTTATAGCAG TCCCACTCGTCGATGCTTTTGCCCTTAGCGACCACATCCTCAACTCACCCCTTGGCAGGTATGACGGTTCGGTGTACGAATCTTACTTTTCGCAAGTTCAAGCGGCCAACCCTCTGCCCAAGGAACACCCCTATTTCACTCGACTCATCAAGCCACTCTTGGAAAGACAGAATGCGGAGATGGAGGATCCCGAGCAGGTGATGGGGTTAGATAATGAgttggaggagatggaggcTGAGAGGAGGGAGGCGGCTaaggggaaggaggatAAAGTAAGGAAAGAAGATTATTAA
- a CDS encoding 60S acidic ribosomal protein, putative (Similar to TIGR gene model, INSD accession AAW44457.1) encodes MGATRANKELYFEKLRALIEKYPSIFVVNIDNVSSQQCHMIRQALRGKGVVLMGKNTMVRRAIRTILPEFPQFEKLMPFVKGNIGFVFTSGDLKDVREIIIANKVAAPARAGAFAPNDVYVPAGNTGMEPGKTSFFQALGIPTKIARGTIEIVSDVQVVAAGSKVGPSEATLLNMLNISPFTYGMTVVQVYDNGAVFPSSILDIEEKTLVDQFVSGIKTVAAISLATGIPTIASVMHSLVNSYKNILNISLATDYEFEGSAKIKEYLANPEAFAVAAAPAAAAEASSEAAPAAAKEEEKEESDDDMGFGLFD; translated from the exons ATGGGTGCCACTCGTGCTAACAAGGAACTTTACTTCGAGAAGCTTAGGGCTCTCATCGAGAAGTACC CCTCCATCTTCGTCGTCAACATTGACAACGTCTCTTCTCAGCAATGCCACATGATCCGACAGGCTCTCCGTGGCAAGGGTGTTGTCCTTATGGGCAAGAACACCATGGTCCGACGTGCCATCCGAACCATCCTCCCCGAGTTCCCCCAGTTTGAGAAGCTCATGCCTTTCGTCAAGGGAAACATTGGTTTCGTCTTCACCTCTGGTGACCTCAAGGACGTCCGAGAGATCATCATCGCCAACAAGGTTGCCGCCCCCGCCCGTGCCGGTGCCTTTGCCCCCAACGACGTCTACGTCCCCGCCGGTAACACTGGTATGGAGCCCGGAAAGACCTCTTTCTTCCAGGCCCTTGGTATCCCCACCAAGATTGCCCGTGGTACCATTGAAATCGTCTCTGACGTTCAGGTCGTTGCCGCCGGTAGCAAGGTCGGCCCCTCTGAGGCTACTTTGTTGAACATGCTCAACATCTCTCCCTTCACCTACGGTATGACCGTCGTCCAGGTCTACGACAACGGTGCCGTCTTCccctcttccatccttgACATTGAGGAGAAGACCCTTGTTGACCAGTTCGTCTCTGGTATCAAGACTGTTGCCGCCATCTCTTTGGCCACTGGTATCCCCACCATTGCCTCAGTCATGCACTCTCTTGTCAACTCTTACAAGAACATCCTCAACATCTCTCTCGCTACCGACTACGAGTTTGAGGGTTCTGCCAAG ATCAAGGAGTACCTTGCCAACCCCGAGGCCTTTGCCGTCGCTGCTGCCCCTGCCGCCGCTGCTGAGGCTTCTTCCGAGGCTGCCCCCGCTGCCGccaaggaggaggagaaggaggagtCTGACGACGACATG GGCTTCGGTCTCTTCGACTAA
- a CDS encoding Hypothetical protein (Similar to TIGR gene model, INSD accession AAW44843.1; CNG00290), with the protein MPPPLIPQSIRRAPAQIRTLCSSPLPCFAFPPRPIPSQRQQEPNIPRAESSAAAQRREDITRMAVEKVKGIYRQEKVYRASVKGKEKARPENPSSFPPIISRLLSARLYRLATLHLLSTPSLAADEKLVTAMRDHMFMNGADNLGRRLDRGLERWKREKGDAVKFSPGLKRLKRAIGEGRELSPERPYPPLPITNTFLSNLLRKSCTHPTQSHLAVPLPLSLPPPSPNLLQVEHLLNLINHLEQEEGFQADRETAVLIFACWLRCVCTRVKVPPKALQETEHPSGLVNPSDTKHLSVPPSCARPCSVPDSTYFPDSDSEPIPPPPTRHQILALFQTLHPHLTPSSRTVLEATREEKEWEWDKVVRPFGKAFINSLRAVGSAPPASVSLSAWKEAGSFGSGSGVGLGVGIKMGHGSHRVHGSNKRGWDREVKEIGVVQRWMKMRKKELLGDDPVI; encoded by the exons ATGCCGCCCCCACTTATACCCCAATCCATCCGCAGAGCACCAGCACAGATCCGGACACTCTGCTCGTCCCCCCTCCCCTGCTTCGCCTTCCCTCCGCGCCCTATACCCAGCCAACGACAACAGGAGCCCAATATACCCAGAGCAGAGTCCAGTGCAGCCGCACAAAGGAGAGAGGATATAACCAGGATGGCGGTGGAGAAAGTCAAAGGCATATATCGCCAGGAGAAGGTGTATAGAGCGTCGGTaaaggggaaagaaaaggcAAGACCTG AAAACCCCTCGTCATTCCCACCGATAATCTCTCGCCTCCTCTCAGCCCGACTATACCGCCTGGCTACACTCCACCTCCTTTCCACACCTTCTCTCGCGGCAGACGAAAAGTTGGTCACGGCAATGAGGGATCATATGTTCATGAACGGAGCGGATAATCTGGGGAGAAGACTAGATAGAGGCCTCGAAAGGTGGAAGCGAGAAAAGGGGGATGCTGTCAAGTTCTCGCCAGGTCTAAAAAGATTAAAAAGAGCAATAGGGGAAGGTAGAGAGTTATCACCCGAACGTCCTTATCCTCCGTTACCAATTACCAACACATTCCTCTCAAACCTCCTTCGCAAATCCTGTACCCATCCAACCCAAAGCCACTTAGCTGTACCACTTCCACTCTCACTCCCACCTCCTTCACCAAACCTCCTCCAAGTTGAGCACCTGTTGAACCTCATCAACCATCTtgaacaagaagaaggtttCCAGGCCGATCGAGAAACGGCAGTGTTGATCTTTGCTTGTTGGCTCAGATGTGTCTGTACAAGGGTCAAGGTTCCTCCAAAGGCCCTCCAAGAAACAGAGCATCCTTCAGGCCTTGTCAATCCATCAGACACAAAACATCTCTCAGTACCACCTTCCTGCGCACGGCCCTGTTCAGTTCCCGATTCCACTTATTTTCCAGATTCGGATTCAGAACCTATCCCTCCACCACCCACCCGTCACCAAATTCTCGCGCTCTTTCAAACCCTCCACCCCCACCTCACCCCTTCCTCCCGGACCGTCCTTGAAGCTACGCGCGAAGAGAAGGAATGGGAGTGGGATAAAGTAGTGAGGCCGTTTGGGAAGGCCTTTATCAATTCATTGAGGGCTGTCGGGTCTGCTCCTCCGGCGTCTGTATCCTTATCTGCAtggaaggaagctggatCGTTCGGATCTGGGTCTGGAGTTGGACTTGGAGTCGGGATCAAGATGGGTCATGGATCGCACAGAGTACATGGATCAAATAAAAGAGGATGGGATAGAGAAGTGAAGGAGATTGGGGTGGTGCAGCGctggatgaagatgagaaaaAAGGAGCTTTTGGGGGATGATCCTGTGATCTAA
- a CDS encoding tRNA (carboxymethyluridine(34)-5-O)-methyltransferase (Similar to TIGR gene model, INSD accession AAW44455.1), with product MLKPIPQPVAPFSSPHQDEERTVHTVYEAIAPHFSQTRFKPWPLIARFLSTQPPGSIGLDSGAGNGKYLPVAHQAGCEMIALDRSSGLLSHARKMGFGGLNANRQEDGKEGTEDGSEVAECVRGDMGVDVWRAGVFDFVISIAAVHHLSTPERRQHAVQLKMMLRPLRLSSQPPYARFMIYVWAYEQGESSRRKMGSAVSAGASKPGSEVRSSIVSLLQEKDEGEEQGKEKIQDVLVPWVLAPKKGETSKKSKQPKQRKSKQPKQAMEKHNYSKEPISGVKSLHNDSSCPLSGSEVQSGSSFSGPTRLSEPQAEPEPASEPETEPEPQVFHRYYHLFTTDELQLLVEAAGRAEGFHVIPSQDGRDDGNQTKIEIETEDEGNRDRVEGSVIEKKEAAGKWEGGGEGKWLRVRAVGWEMDNWWLEGEVGKL from the exons ATGCTGAAACCGATCCCTCAGCCAGTTGCGCCATTCTCGAGCCCCCACCAGGACGAGGAGCGAACAGTCCACACAGTCTACGAAGCTATCGCTCCTCACTTCTCCCAAACGAGATTCAAA CCATGGCCTCTAATCGCCCGATTCCTCTCCACACAACCTCCCGGATCTATCGGCCTTGATAGCGGAGCCGGAAACGGCAAATACTTGCCCGTAGCGCACCAAGCGGGATGCGAGATGATCGCATTAGATCGAAGCTCGGGTCTGCTATCGCATGCTCGCAAAATGGGTTTCGGCGGGCTCAACGCAAACAGACAGGAAGATGGCAAAGAAGGAACAGAGGACGGAAGTGAAGTGGCCGAATGTGTGAGAGGGGATATGGGAGTTGATGTTTGGAGAGCGGGGGTTTTTGATTTTGTGATTTCCATTGCGGCTGTTCATCACCTGTCTACTCCCGAACGGAGACAACATGCGGTCCAG TTGAAGATGATGCTTCGACCTCTTCGCTTATCAAGTCAGCCACCGTATGCAAGGTTCATGATTTACGTCTGGGCATATGAGCAGGGAGAGAGTAGTAGACGCAAAATGGGGAGCGCTGTTTCTGCTGGCGCGTCTAAACCTGGTAGCGAGGTGCGTTCCAGCATCGTTTCTCTATTGCAAGAGAAAGACGAGGGGGAAGAGCAGGGAAAAGAGAAAATACAAGACGTACTTGTACCGTGGGTGTTGGCACCTAAGAAGGGCGAGACTTCCAAAAAGTCAAAGCAACCTAAACAGCGCAAGTCTAAACAACCCAAACAGGCCATGGAAAAGCATAATTACTCGAAAGAGCCTATATCGGGGGTTAAAAGCCTTCACAATGATTCTTCTTGCCCGCTCTCAGGATCTGAAGTGCAATCAGGAAGTTCCTTCTCTGGGCCAACAAGATTATCAGAACCACAAGCAGAACCCGAGCCAGCTTCCGAACCAGAAACTGAACCTGAACCCCAAGTATTTCACCGATATTACCACCTTTTCACAACTGACGAGCTGCAATTGCTTGTCGAAGCTGCCGGTCGGGCAGAGGGTTTCCATGTGATACCATCTCAAGATGGCAGGGATGATGGAAATCAAACGAAGATCGAGATTGAAACCGAGGATGAGGGTAATAGGGACCGAGTTGAAGGGAGCGTGAtagaaaagaaagaagcAGCGGGGAAAtgggaaggaggaggggagGGAAAATGGCTACGCGTCAGAGCAGTGGGGTGGGAAATGGATAACTGGTGGTTAGAAGGTGAAGTCGGGAAACTATAG